One window of the Shewanella cyperi genome contains the following:
- the neuC gene encoding UDP-N-acetylglucosamine 2-epimerase, whose translation MSRRICVVTATRAEYGLLRPLLDEILADNDLSLQLVVTGTHLSPEFGYTIKDIVADGYPITKKVEMLLSSDSAVGVSKSMGLTQIAFADVFEELRPEILLVLGDRYELLPIVLAANIARIPVAHLNGGELTEGVMDEIFRHAITKLSQLHFTAIEDYRRRVIQMGEAPERVFTVGEAGLDNIRRMNFMDRPQLEQSLGRPLLSRNLIITYHPDQHDNLAAIEANFHLLLTALDELKDTLLIFTKANSDIGGRQINAMIDAYVAKHEDKALSFTSLGQLRYLSLLKYVDAVVGNSSSGIVETPSFGLPSINLGTRQQGRIRAASTLDVAFDPKELRTALAKVLNENFRATLKEVSNPYDQGGTSCKIKQIIKEYPLETLAGKRFHDL comes from the coding sequence ATGAGCCGTCGAATTTGCGTGGTTACCGCCACCCGGGCCGAATATGGTTTGCTTCGACCTTTACTGGATGAAATCCTGGCCGACAATGATCTGAGCTTACAACTGGTGGTGACCGGTACTCATCTGTCTCCCGAGTTCGGCTACACCATCAAGGATATAGTGGCCGATGGCTACCCCATAACCAAAAAAGTGGAAATGTTGCTCTCCTCTGACTCGGCTGTGGGCGTCAGCAAGAGCATGGGCCTGACCCAGATAGCCTTTGCCGATGTATTTGAAGAGCTTAGGCCGGAGATACTGCTTGTGCTTGGTGACAGATATGAACTGCTGCCCATAGTGCTGGCGGCCAATATTGCCCGCATTCCGGTAGCCCATCTAAACGGTGGCGAATTGACGGAAGGCGTCATGGATGAAATATTTCGCCATGCCATCACCAAATTGTCACAGCTGCATTTCACCGCCATAGAAGACTATCGCCGCCGGGTGATCCAAATGGGCGAAGCGCCCGAGCGGGTATTTACCGTAGGCGAAGCCGGGCTGGATAATATCAGGCGCATGAATTTTATGGACAGGCCACAACTGGAGCAAAGCCTGGGACGGCCACTGCTCAGTCGCAATCTGATCATCACTTATCACCCTGATCAGCACGACAACCTAGCCGCCATTGAGGCTAACTTCCACCTGCTGCTCACGGCCCTGGATGAGCTCAAGGATACCCTGCTGATTTTTACCAAAGCGAACAGTGATATTGGAGGACGCCAAATCAATGCCATGATAGACGCCTATGTTGCCAAACATGAGGATAAAGCCCTTAGTTTCACCAGTCTTGGGCAACTGCGCTATCTGTCCCTGCTGAAATATGTGGACGCGGTAGTAGGCAACTCCTCCAGTGGTATAGTAGAAACCCCCTCCTTCGGTCTCCCGAGCATTAACCTTGGCACCAGACAACAGGGACGAATACGTGCTGCCAGTACGTTGGATGTCGCGTTCGATCCAAAGGAACTGCGCACCGCTTTGGCCAAAGTGCTCAATGAGAACTTCCGCGCGACTCTTAAAGAAGTCAGTAATCCCTATGATCAAGGTGGAACTTCATGCAAAATTAAGCAGATTATAAAGGAGTACCCACTGGAAACTCTTGCAGGAAAACGTTTCCATGACCTCTGA